The Flavobacterium faecale genome has a segment encoding these proteins:
- a CDS encoding glycoside hydrolase family 2 TIM barrel-domain containing protein: MKNIWTTIGLFLLTFHANAQQTDLLKNWKFTNYDYGAAFQENFDDSTWEKVTVPHDWAVKGDFDFANDVQLTMVVQDGDSKPFYRTGRSGALPYVGIGWYRTQYSVSAADLKGKVQIMFDGAMSNSKVFVNGQYVGERPFGYISFYFDVTKFLKAGDNTIAVRLENFNSQSRWYPGAGLYRKVSVIKTHATHVKTWGTFVTTPSISKKKAIANLNLELAGNGKYTIKNEVLNPAGKVVSSKTSSVQINDNQLVNEQFEISKPELWSLENPNLYQLKTTILAGNEVVDTYSTTFGIRTVRYEVDGFYLNDKKVRFNGVNMHHDLGPVGAAFHRELFVRQMKKMKAMGVNAIRFSHNPPAPEALDVCDELGLLAIDEAFDEWQIGKVTNGYSIHFDKWSKTDLTDMILRDRNHPSIIMWSIGNEIMEQYKHDPNKITSYLNKIVKSLDTTRATTAGFNSAKNAIVSGMATTVDVAAFNYKAGIYGAIRKQYPNLKFFASETGGSVSVRNSYKFPVVFDTIHGKRGDSSHTVVYPDGHPGNFETTNVPWGYPAYKEFASQEKNPSVYGEFVWTGYDYLGEPSPYHNAEARSSYFAPVDFVGLEKDKFYQYQAQWNKDAKVLHFFPHWTWPDLKVKSFPVVCYTNYEKAELFVNGKSYGIKTKKPISKLDFESNNLAKEASGGGNWDLFKAYAIVWDDVVYEPGEAKIVAYDKNNKKVAETKRVTAGAPHSIKIEPEIATIQNGEVGVYVISMVDKDGNLCPHFNDDMDIEVSGAASFLAAGNGDPVNMQNLSKPKRKFFNGQAVIFVQSNSKGKITLATKTKNIQATSTELAVK, translated from the coding sequence ATGAAAAATATTTGGACAACAATAGGATTGTTTCTTTTGACTTTCCATGCCAATGCACAACAAACCGATTTACTAAAAAACTGGAAGTTCACCAATTATGATTATGGTGCTGCTTTTCAGGAAAACTTTGATGATTCCACTTGGGAAAAGGTAACTGTCCCTCACGATTGGGCTGTAAAAGGTGATTTTGATTTTGCCAATGACGTACAACTAACCATGGTGGTTCAAGACGGCGATAGCAAACCCTTTTACCGCACGGGTCGTAGTGGCGCTTTGCCATACGTTGGCATCGGTTGGTATAGAACCCAATATTCTGTATCTGCTGCCGACTTAAAAGGCAAAGTACAAATTATGTTTGATGGTGCCATGAGCAACTCCAAAGTTTTTGTAAATGGACAATACGTAGGCGAAAGACCTTTTGGATACATTTCCTTCTATTTTGATGTGACTAAATTTTTAAAAGCGGGTGACAACACAATTGCCGTTCGATTGGAGAACTTCAACAGTCAATCCCGTTGGTATCCTGGAGCTGGTTTGTACCGCAAAGTTTCGGTGATAAAAACCCATGCTACACACGTAAAAACTTGGGGGACTTTTGTAACCACACCTTCTATTTCGAAAAAGAAAGCTATTGCGAATTTAAATTTAGAATTAGCAGGAAACGGAAAATACACAATCAAAAATGAAGTCCTTAATCCTGCTGGAAAAGTAGTTAGTTCGAAAACTTCTTCCGTACAAATCAACGACAACCAATTGGTCAACGAACAATTTGAGATTTCGAAACCTGAATTATGGAGTTTAGAAAATCCTAATTTGTATCAATTGAAAACGACTATTCTTGCTGGCAATGAAGTTGTAGATACCTACTCGACTACTTTCGGAATTAGAACGGTTCGTTATGAAGTAGATGGTTTTTATTTGAATGACAAAAAAGTACGTTTCAATGGTGTGAACATGCACCATGATTTGGGACCAGTTGGGGCCGCTTTTCACAGAGAGTTATTTGTTCGACAAATGAAAAAAATGAAAGCGATGGGTGTTAATGCGATTCGTTTTTCACACAACCCACCTGCTCCAGAAGCTTTGGATGTTTGCGATGAATTGGGATTATTAGCAATCGACGAAGCTTTTGACGAATGGCAAATCGGAAAAGTAACCAATGGTTATTCTATCCATTTTGATAAATGGTCGAAAACTGATTTGACCGACATGATTTTGAGAGATCGAAATCACCCAAGTATCATCATGTGGAGCATCGGGAACGAAATCATGGAGCAGTACAAACATGATCCTAACAAAATTACGTCTTACTTAAACAAAATAGTAAAATCGCTAGACACCACTCGTGCTACAACAGCAGGATTTAACTCGGCCAAAAACGCGATTGTTAGCGGAATGGCAACTACCGTAGATGTGGCTGCTTTTAATTATAAAGCAGGTATTTATGGAGCCATTCGCAAGCAATATCCAAATTTGAAATTTTTTGCCAGCGAAACGGGCGGTTCTGTAAGTGTTCGAAATAGTTATAAATTCCCAGTTGTTTTTGATACCATTCATGGCAAAAGAGGCGATTCGTCTCATACCGTTGTGTATCCTGATGGACATCCTGGTAATTTTGAAACGACCAATGTCCCTTGGGGTTATCCTGCGTACAAAGAGTTTGCTTCTCAAGAAAAAAATCCGTCTGTTTATGGTGAGTTTGTTTGGACAGGATATGATTATTTAGGTGAACCTTCTCCATATCACAATGCCGAAGCACGTAGCTCCTACTTTGCACCGGTGGATTTTGTAGGATTAGAAAAAGATAAATTTTACCAATACCAAGCGCAATGGAATAAAGACGCAAAAGTATTGCACTTCTTCCCTCATTGGACATGGCCTGACTTGAAAGTAAAATCTTTTCCAGTGGTTTGCTATACCAATTATGAGAAAGCAGAGTTGTTTGTGAACGGAAAAAGTTATGGTATCAAAACAAAAAAACCGATAAGTAAATTAGATTTCGAAAGCAATAATTTAGCCAAAGAAGCTTCTGGTGGTGGTAACTGGGATTTATTCAAAGCCTATGCGATTGTTTGGGACGATGTGGTTTATGAACCTGGCGAAGCCAAAATTGTCGCCTACGACAAAAACAACAAAAAAGTAGCCGAAACCAAAAGAGTAACTGCTGGAGCACCGCATTCGATAAAAATAGAGCCCGAAATTGCAACGATCCAAAACGGAGAAGTGGGAGTTTATGTGATTTCTATGGTGGATAAAGACGGGAATTTATGTCCGCATTTTAATGATGATATGGACATAGAAGTTTCTGGAGCAGCAAGCTTTTTGGCGGCAGGAAATGGAGATCCAGTTAACATGCAAAATTTATCCAAACCAAAACGTAAGTTTTTCAACGGGCAAGCGGTTATTTTTGTACAGTCGAATTCGAAAGGAAAAATCACGCTTGCGACAAAAACAAAAAATATCCAAGCGACAAGTACAGAACTAGCCGTAAAATAA
- a CDS encoding alpha/beta hydrolase: MESKFRTTEISNPEFESNNLRFITVKTPNLQGRGDICVFVPPMKDLKNVPIVTLLHGVYGSAWIWAHKAGVHLTALKMMQEGKIKPMVLAMPSDGLWGDGSAYLPHNDKNFESWIVDDVVNAVIENIDCTSSTSDLFISGLSMGGFGALHLGAKYPLRYKAISAHSSITNKNQMPLFVEEDENQYNQVNSSDEDVLETILKNKTELPYLRFDCGKDDLLIEHNRLLHQQLNEANINHTYEEFEGAHEWAYWQEHVQDSLLFFSQFVTL; the protein is encoded by the coding sequence ATGGAATCAAAATTTAGAACTACCGAAATTTCGAACCCCGAATTCGAAAGCAACAACCTCCGTTTTATCACCGTGAAAACGCCCAATTTGCAAGGGCGTGGTGATATTTGTGTGTTTGTGCCTCCGATGAAAGATTTAAAAAATGTTCCAATAGTCACGCTCTTACACGGTGTGTATGGTAGCGCGTGGATCTGGGCACATAAGGCAGGAGTTCATTTGACCGCCTTAAAAATGATGCAAGAAGGAAAAATAAAACCCATGGTTTTGGCCATGCCATCCGACGGATTGTGGGGCGATGGCTCTGCTTACTTGCCTCACAATGATAAGAATTTTGAATCTTGGATTGTTGATGATGTTGTAAATGCGGTGATCGAAAATATTGATTGCACCAGTTCGACTTCTGATTTGTTTATCTCAGGTTTGTCCATGGGCGGATTTGGAGCTTTGCATCTAGGGGCAAAATACCCGTTACGATACAAAGCTATTTCAGCACATTCGTCTATCACCAACAAAAACCAAATGCCGTTGTTTGTTGAAGAAGACGAAAATCAGTACAATCAAGTCAATAGTTCTGACGAAGATGTTTTGGAAACCATCTTAAAAAACAAGACAGAACTCCCCTATTTGCGATTTGATTGTGGAAAAGACGATTTATTGATTGAGCACAATCGGCTTTTGCACCAGCAATTAAACGAAGCTAACATCAATCATACCTATGAAGAGTTTGAAGGTGCTCATGAGTGGGCGTATTGGCAGGAACATGTTCAAGATAGTTTGTTGTTTTTTAGTCAATTTGTGACACTTTAA
- a CDS encoding S1 family peptidase — MDLSISEQLTYSTVRIECELKTGGTSTGTGFFFNFLEDKTSNTHVPVVVTNKHVIKNASKGKLIITKANEKGEPIDTEHFTLAFDNFESFWRLHPEADVDLCAMPIAPFVNEAQKRGDKLFYIPFTKDLLPTEKHKEELTAIEDVLMIGYPNGIWDSVNNMPIFRKGTTATNPLIDYNGKKEIMIDIAAFPGSSGSPVLIFNEGGYRDKKGNTYMGANRIILLGVLFAGPQATATGEIVMTPNLQRPISVSQIPNNLGLIIKSERIIEMEKLFNQ, encoded by the coding sequence ATGGATTTATCAATATCAGAACAATTAACTTACTCGACAGTTAGAATTGAATGTGAATTAAAAACTGGTGGAACTTCCACTGGTACAGGTTTTTTCTTTAACTTTCTTGAAGACAAAACGAGTAATACTCACGTACCAGTTGTAGTAACGAACAAACACGTAATAAAAAACGCTTCAAAAGGAAAACTCATCATTACTAAAGCTAATGAAAAAGGAGAACCAATTGACACTGAACATTTCACGCTAGCATTTGATAATTTTGAAAGTTTTTGGCGACTACATCCCGAAGCTGATGTGGATTTATGTGCAATGCCAATTGCTCCTTTTGTAAATGAAGCACAAAAAAGAGGAGACAAATTGTTTTATATTCCTTTTACAAAAGACCTTTTACCAACCGAAAAACATAAAGAGGAATTGACCGCAATTGAAGATGTTTTAATGATTGGTTATCCAAATGGAATCTGGGACTCTGTAAATAATATGCCGATTTTCCGAAAAGGTACAACAGCAACAAATCCTTTGATAGACTATAATGGTAAAAAAGAAATTATGATTGACATTGCCGCTTTTCCTGGTTCTAGCGGTTCGCCTGTTTTAATTTTTAACGAAGGTGGCTATCGAGACAAAAAAGGGAATACTTATATGGGTGCAAATAGAATTATTCTCCTTGGGGTTTTATTCGCAGGTCCACAAGCAACAGCGACAGGAGAAATTGTAATGACACCAAATTTGCAAAGACCAATTTCTGTATCGCAAATTCCAAATAATTTAGGACTAATTATTAAATCTGAAAGAATAATTGAAATGGAAAAATTATTCAATCAATAG
- a CDS encoding DUF4062 domain-containing protein, translating into MSDIKKYSVFVSSTYQDLIEERKEVIQALLELDCIPIGMELFPATDDDQWTLIKELINECDYYILIIGGRYGSLNKEGISFTQMEYEYAIEIGVPVISFLHKTPGEIKSSKTDRDSEKEQKLENFRKISSEKLIKYWNSPEELGSIVSRSLIKLIKTKPRIGWVKSDRVSSDEANLEILELKQKIQELENEIKKSEENINKDLLQDDDIFIVKYGYKIKKYDSWDQKTIEVEWNTLFAKTCAILIDEAKEEDFRLRIDSYIKYLTKIEGFEYELVNLFSDNFLSILIQLKALNLVEKSDKKRSLKDNSTYWKLTKKGDNLITKLRAIKRENEFIDAE; encoded by the coding sequence ATGTCAGATATAAAAAAATATTCCGTTTTTGTAAGTTCAACTTATCAAGATTTGATTGAAGAAAGAAAAGAAGTTATTCAAGCTCTTCTTGAATTAGATTGCATTCCAATTGGAATGGAATTATTCCCTGCAACCGATGATGACCAATGGACATTAATCAAAGAATTAATAAACGAATGTGATTACTACATTTTAATAATTGGTGGTCGTTATGGCTCATTAAACAAAGAAGGAATTAGTTTTACCCAAATGGAATATGAATATGCTATTGAAATTGGAGTTCCTGTAATTTCATTTCTTCATAAAACTCCAGGTGAAATCAAAAGTAGTAAAACAGATAGAGATTCTGAAAAAGAGCAAAAACTTGAAAATTTCAGAAAAATTTCTTCAGAAAAATTAATTAAATATTGGAATTCTCCTGAGGAACTAGGCTCAATCGTTAGTAGAAGTTTAATAAAATTAATTAAGACAAAACCAAGAATTGGTTGGGTAAAATCTGATAGAGTTAGTTCAGACGAAGCAAATTTAGAAATTTTAGAACTGAAACAAAAAATTCAAGAATTAGAAAATGAAATTAAAAAATCAGAAGAAAATATAAATAAAGATTTGCTACAAGATGATGATATTTTTATTGTAAAATATGGTTATAAAATTAAAAAATATGACAGTTGGGACCAAAAAACAATAGAAGTAGAGTGGAATACCTTATTTGCAAAAACCTGTGCTATATTAATAGATGAAGCAAAAGAAGAAGATTTTAGATTAAGAATTGATTCTTATATTAAGTATTTAACAAAAATAGAAGGCTTTGAATATGAATTAGTTAATTTATTTTCAGATAATTTTTTATCAATTTTAATTCAATTAAAAGCTCTAAACTTAGTAGAAAAAAGTGATAAAAAAAGGTCTCTAAAAGACAATAGTACATATTGGAAATTAACCAAAAAAGGGGATAATTTAATAACAAAATTAAGAGCAATCAAAAGAGAAAACGAATTTATTGATGCAGAATAA
- a CDS encoding nucleotidyltransferase family protein has protein sequence MILIEQNIDRLKTICSTYNVDKMYLFGSALNSNFNDKSDIDFLVKFKPFDLSQYFDNYINLKENLKILFGREVDLLEEQTLKNPILINSINKSKELIYG, from the coding sequence ATGATTCTAATAGAACAAAATATTGACCGTCTAAAAACAATTTGTTCAACATACAATGTGGACAAAATGTATCTATTTGGCTCTGCTTTAAATTCAAACTTCAACGATAAAAGCGATATTGATTTTTTAGTTAAATTCAAACCTTTTGATTTATCTCAATATTTTGATAACTATATAAATCTGAAAGAAAATTTAAAAATTTTATTCGGAAGAGAGGTTGATTTACTTGAAGAGCAAACACTTAAAAATCCAATTTTAATAAATTCCATAAACAAATCTAAAGAGCTTATTTATGGATGA
- a CDS encoding T9SS type A sorting domain-containing protein, producing MKKQYLILLLVPAAFFAQVKVAVNLNVKHTVGGVSTFERSKFITMHSNTTDTEWDGDNQIGDLRNNFLNGLDVYLGRETGLITYTLNQVAQDPARAGYASPTDIASRGLSSRNSFAAKTNLAQYESRKGGMIFGGQLYPFWTGVGQKPTAKGWNIANGTATGEYMGRFMKEFFGGNGPSLPAFLEIVNEPDYELLGGVKEYTKTIAEIANFHIAAADAIRAQMPNTKICGYTNSFPYYEVGEFQRWFNRDKMFMDMAGSKMDYYSIHLYDFPTIGGKRQMRSGSNLEATFDMMDHYGMLSVGSVKPYVLSEYGAQTHDSNNQQWSSYRDWLNVKSFNSMLMSFLERPNTIASAIPFVIVKAEWGYNSTTGVPYTSRLMRKANEPASYTGQWVYTDFVKFYQQWKNVKGTRVDIKSDDPDILVKAYVDGNKGYVIINNLEQAVKTIDLNLFDHDANNLTQIVKRYLTLTANQTDLQETTTTSPITSLTIGSESHVVLEYTFANPIAIDRTLDETKYYADDYLKPIVAANTPVVYNVNGITKATYGEAILRIGVGRATGKSLVPVIKVNNTLVTTPTDFRGDNQPQRDSFFGVLEIPVPYNLLDVNNVISVQFPDAGGNVSSVCMQVNNFSHNIRVLATNTFKYDSQISLAPNPASDMVTLKIVEELIGSSASIYNMQSALVQTEKLSQLDNNFTIAKLPKGVYFVVLKKNNTTMAKVKLIVN from the coding sequence ATGAAAAAACAATACCTAATACTTCTTTTAGTGCCGGCTGCTTTTTTTGCCCAAGTAAAAGTAGCTGTGAACTTGAATGTCAAACATACTGTTGGTGGCGTTTCGACTTTTGAACGCTCTAAGTTTATTACGATGCACTCTAATACAACGGATACGGAATGGGATGGAGACAATCAAATAGGTGATCTACGAAATAATTTCCTAAACGGACTGGATGTTTATTTGGGTCGTGAGACGGGATTGATTACGTATACTTTGAATCAGGTGGCACAGGATCCTGCACGTGCTGGTTATGCAAGTCCTACTGATATTGCTTCAAGAGGATTGTCATCTCGAAATAGTTTTGCTGCTAAAACCAATTTAGCGCAATACGAGAGCCGCAAGGGAGGAATGATTTTTGGGGGTCAATTGTATCCATTTTGGACGGGTGTTGGGCAAAAACCAACAGCTAAAGGATGGAATATAGCCAACGGAACTGCTACAGGAGAATACATGGGACGTTTTATGAAAGAATTTTTTGGAGGGAACGGACCTAGTTTACCTGCTTTTTTGGAAATTGTCAACGAGCCTGATTATGAACTATTGGGTGGTGTGAAAGAATATACCAAAACGATTGCGGAGATAGCCAATTTTCACATTGCAGCAGCCGATGCAATTAGAGCGCAAATGCCAAATACTAAGATTTGTGGCTATACCAATTCGTTTCCGTATTACGAAGTAGGGGAGTTTCAACGTTGGTTTAACCGAGACAAAATGTTTATGGATATGGCAGGAAGCAAAATGGATTATTATTCGATTCATTTATATGATTTTCCAACTATTGGCGGAAAGCGTCAGATGCGTTCTGGGAGTAATCTTGAAGCCACATTTGACATGATGGATCATTATGGTATGCTTTCGGTAGGGTCGGTAAAGCCTTATGTGCTTTCGGAATATGGAGCACAAACACATGATTCAAACAACCAACAATGGAGTTCGTACAGAGATTGGCTAAATGTGAAATCGTTCAATTCGATGTTGATGTCGTTTTTAGAAAGACCCAACACAATTGCTAGTGCGATTCCGTTTGTCATCGTAAAAGCAGAATGGGGTTACAACAGCACAACGGGAGTTCCTTATACTAGCCGATTAATGCGCAAGGCCAATGAGCCAGCGAGTTATACAGGACAATGGGTTTATACCGATTTTGTGAAGTTTTACCAACAATGGAAAAATGTAAAAGGAACTCGAGTAGACATCAAATCAGACGATCCCGATATTTTAGTTAAAGCTTACGTTGATGGCAACAAAGGATATGTGATTATAAACAATCTAGAGCAAGCAGTTAAAACAATTGATTTAAATTTATTTGATCATGATGCTAATAACTTAACGCAAATTGTAAAACGTTATTTGACCTTGACGGCCAACCAAACAGATTTACAAGAAACAACAACAACTTCTCCGATTACGTCCTTGACTATCGGTTCAGAGTCACATGTTGTTTTAGAATATACTTTTGCCAATCCTATTGCGATTGATAGAACCTTGGACGAAACAAAATACTATGCCGACGACTACTTAAAACCAATTGTTGCAGCAAATACGCCAGTGGTTTATAATGTAAACGGAATAACGAAAGCAACTTATGGCGAGGCTATTTTGCGTATTGGGGTGGGTAGAGCAACCGGAAAATCACTGGTTCCTGTAATCAAAGTGAATAATACCCTTGTCACAACTCCAACCGATTTTAGAGGGGATAATCAACCTCAAAGAGATTCTTTTTTTGGAGTTTTAGAGATTCCTGTGCCCTACAATCTTTTGGATGTGAACAATGTAATTTCAGTTCAGTTTCCAGACGCGGGCGGAAACGTGAGTAGTGTATGTATGCAAGTAAATAATTTTAGTCATAATATTCGAGTATTAGCAACCAACACATTTAAATATGATTCGCAAATTAGTTTAGCACCAAATCCTGCTAGCGATATGGTAACGTTAAAAATTGTAGAAGAATTGATTGGCAGTTCTGCAAGTATTTACAATATGCAATCGGCTTTAGTTCAAACAGAAAAACTAAGTCAGTTAGATAATAATTTCACAATTGCTAAGTTGCCAAAGGGAGTTTATTTTGTAGTACTAAAGAAAAATAATACAACGATGGCCAAAGTGAAGTTGATCGTAAATTAG
- a CDS encoding sulfatase-like hydrolase/transferase yields MKNNTTHVTERPHLFLILIVFVFLGCSKNDNNSETLTTNTTAPNILFIIADDLGKDAISGFSEGSIKPSTPNIDAIRTNGLSFTNFWAYPTCSPTRASILTGKYGYRTGVKWAGDVLSTTELSLQDYIKKQTNSKYATALVGKWHLSGSSDTFNPEVFGIDYYAGFLRGEVENYYSWTMSENGSSKVVTDYATTKFTDLAIDWIGTQSKPWFMWLAYNAPHTPFHVPPSNMHKQGNLPEYKDGMDAAPYYMAAIEAMDFQIGQLLATMSEAQKANTIIIFIGDNGTPNEVAQSPYSSKTAKGTVYQGGINVPMFISGKGVSRNGTENNLVSSTDLFATIAQIAGSTTTQINDSTSFLSLLSQSSATRSYQYAEKNNGTIDTWTISNGSYKLIQYTTGVNELYYLVSDPYELNNLIKGTLTSAQTSAKTALEAELSIIRK; encoded by the coding sequence ATGAAAAATAATACCACTCACGTTACAGAGCGCCCGCACTTATTTTTAATACTTATTGTATTTGTATTTTTGGGTTGTAGTAAAAATGATAATAATTCAGAAACTCTTACCACTAATACAACCGCACCAAATATACTCTTCATCATAGCCGATGACTTAGGAAAAGATGCGATTAGTGGATTCTCTGAAGGAAGCATCAAACCAAGCACACCAAATATTGATGCTATTAGAACAAATGGTTTATCGTTTACTAATTTTTGGGCATATCCTACGTGTTCGCCTACAAGAGCCTCTATATTGACAGGGAAATATGGTTATCGTACCGGCGTAAAATGGGCGGGTGATGTGTTAAGCACGACTGAATTAAGTCTTCAGGATTATATAAAAAAGCAAACAAATAGTAAATATGCTACAGCACTTGTTGGTAAATGGCATTTATCAGGTAGTAGTGATACATTTAATCCTGAGGTATTTGGAATCGATTATTACGCTGGATTCCTTCGTGGTGAAGTCGAGAATTATTACAGCTGGACAATGTCCGAAAACGGATCTAGCAAAGTCGTTACTGATTATGCAACAACAAAATTTACCGACTTAGCAATTGATTGGATAGGTACACAAAGTAAACCTTGGTTTATGTGGTTGGCCTACAATGCGCCTCACACGCCTTTTCATGTTCCTCCGTCTAACATGCATAAGCAAGGAAACTTACCGGAATATAAGGATGGAATGGATGCAGCTCCCTATTACATGGCCGCCATTGAAGCGATGGATTTTCAAATTGGACAATTGCTCGCCACTATGTCTGAGGCACAAAAAGCAAATACCATTATTATTTTTATAGGAGATAATGGCACACCAAATGAAGTAGCACAGTCACCTTATTCCAGTAAAACAGCAAAAGGAACCGTTTACCAAGGAGGTATTAATGTACCTATGTTTATCTCCGGAAAGGGAGTTTCTCGTAATGGAACAGAAAACAACCTCGTTTCAAGTACCGACTTATTTGCCACAATTGCTCAAATTGCAGGTTCTACGACCACCCAAATTAATGACAGTACTAGTTTTTTATCGCTGCTATCACAAAGTAGTGCTACTCGAAGCTACCAATATGCTGAAAAAAATAACGGCACCATCGATACTTGGACCATCAGTAACGGAAGCTATAAATTGATACAATATACCACTGGGGTAAATGAACTTTATTATCTCGTGTCTGATCCTTACGAATTAAACAACCTCATCAAAGGGACTTTAACGAGTGCACAAACTTCTGCGAAAACGGCATTGGAGGCTGAGCTTTCAATTATTCGAAAATAA
- a CDS encoding zinc-binding metallopeptidase family protein yields MKIFQCGYCAHSLYFECYTCENCGHLAGFRDEDRTMLTFDPQGDTLISDREQKEYKYCKNKEYNVCNWVVEKDSPEEFCQACQLNRTIPNLSDAENFEKWQNLEVAKHRLIYQLQKIGLDLKSKLDNKEGFCFDFVVQKHDPKLMTGHANGVITILLKEADSVLREQMRRQLMEPYRTLIGHLRHEVGHYFWDRLIYNNKRLLKQYRLLFGNERVNYGDSLKKYYKDGAPENWQESFISKYATSHSWEDWAETWAHYLHIMDMLETAYFFGLNVRPVDMHEAMKENMKVNVTFDPYTVEDFDIIVETCIPLSFAVNSINRAMGVPDVYPFVITPDMVKKMKFIHKLLLPQRVKKVRTESSSRKKKSTIKDLGKDTTTSN; encoded by the coding sequence ATGAAGATCTTTCAATGTGGGTATTGTGCTCACTCCTTATATTTTGAATGTTATACTTGTGAGAATTGTGGTCATTTGGCTGGATTCAGAGACGAAGATCGTACGATGCTCACTTTCGATCCTCAAGGCGATACTTTGATTTCTGACAGAGAGCAGAAGGAATACAAATATTGTAAAAATAAAGAATACAACGTATGTAATTGGGTAGTGGAAAAAGATTCTCCCGAAGAATTTTGTCAAGCTTGCCAGCTCAACCGAACGATCCCAAATTTGTCTGATGCTGAAAATTTTGAAAAATGGCAAAATCTAGAAGTTGCAAAACACAGACTGATTTACCAACTACAAAAAATTGGTTTAGATTTAAAAAGTAAATTAGACAATAAAGAAGGATTTTGTTTTGACTTTGTAGTACAAAAACACGACCCAAAACTTATGACTGGCCATGCAAATGGTGTAATTACTATTTTGTTAAAAGAAGCTGACTCGGTGTTGCGTGAGCAGATGCGAAGACAACTTATGGAGCCGTATCGTACTTTGATAGGACATCTTAGGCATGAGGTTGGACATTATTTTTGGGATCGATTGATTTATAATAATAAAAGGTTATTGAAACAGTATCGTTTGCTTTTTGGAAACGAAAGAGTAAACTACGGTGATTCTTTAAAAAAATATTACAAGGACGGAGCACCAGAAAATTGGCAAGAATCTTTTATAAGTAAATATGCCACATCACATTCTTGGGAAGATTGGGCAGAGACATGGGCGCATTACTTACATATTATGGACATGCTTGAAACAGCCTACTTTTTTGGTTTAAATGTAAGGCCAGTGGATATGCATGAAGCCATGAAAGAAAACATGAAGGTTAATGTTACTTTCGATCCCTACACTGTCGAAGATTTTGATATTATTGTAGAAACTTGCATTCCTTTATCTTTCGCAGTAAATAGTATCAATAGGGCTATGGGAGTTCCTGATGTTTATCCTTTTGTGATTACACCAGATATGGTCAAAAAAATGAAATTTATTCATAAATTACTATTACCACAAAGGGTTAAAAAAGTGAGGACAGAAAGTAGTTCTCGAAAAAAGAAAAGCACTATAAAAGATTTAGGAAAAGACACCACTACATCAAATTAA